The sequence AACTTTAGATTCCAGTTCGAGTCTGGGTGGGGCTACTAAAAAAGTGCTCCCTGTAAATTCGACAATTTACAGGGAGCACTTTTGTTTTGGCACGATTTGCATAGTGATAAAGTTTCTGAAATTTATGGATATTTGAGAGGTTTGGAAAGCTAAGCTCATTTAAAATAGTAGGTAAAACTGGCTTTGTACTCATCCTTTTTGTTAATTTGATTATAAATAATAATAAAAAGCCCTAAAAAAATAACAATCTATTACTATATTGCTAATCTAAATTAGATTGCCATGGCCGATAAGTTTGAAGTTGATGAGATTGACAGGAAAATACTCTCTTTTCTGGTTAAGAATGCCCGGATGCCATTTTTGGAAATTGCCCGAGAATGTGGAATTAGCGGCGCTGCCATTCACCAGCGCGTTAAAAAAATGGAAGAGGCCGGAATCATTGCAGGTAGTCGCTTAACTGTTAAGCCAAAGGCATTAGGATTTGATGTTTGCGCATTTGTTGGGGTGCAGCTCTCCCAATCGAATCAGTACGACGGAGTTATTTCGGCCCTTAAGCTCATGCCAGAAGTGGTAGAGTGCCACTTTATAACTGGACCGTATGCCGTTTTGCTGAAACTTTTCTGTCGCGATAACGAGCATCTCATGGAGGTATTGGTTAATACCATCCAGAATATTCCGGGAATTTCCAATACCGAAACCTTCATTTCGCTCAATCAGGCTATTGAACGGCAAGTTTATGTGAAGGATCCAAGCCCAAGCCCTAAAAAGGCAAAAAAATAGTGACCGATTTTTATCGTTAGTTATTGCTAAGCCAAAAGCGGTGGCTTGGTTTATCATGTCCTCTGTATTGTTCAAATCGTTGATTATATTCGTTTTAACTCACTTTATTAAGTTTGGATTGGACTGTTTTCCTAGCGTAAGATTGCCGGTTGAGGAAAATATGCTCATTGTCTTTCCAATTGATGTTGCGCCGAATTGGCAAATTGCTCTCTTTTTCAAATAAAATTTGCGTTTCATGTTTCACCGCTTACTATTTTTCCTATTTTAACGTTTGATTACAGTTAATAATCTACGGTTTCACATAAAAATAAATGCCTATGTTCCCCGTTGACTACCATATGCATACTAACATCTCCGATGGAAAGGCCGATCACCTCTCCATGCTCCGGGCTGCCGAGGCGGTTGGGTTAAGGGAGATTGGTTTTTCTGATCACGTCACCTTTTTTGATGCGGCTTGGAGTGCCAACCGCAAGCGTCTCGACGAAATGGTGGCTGCGGTAGACGCCGTTCACCAAACGTCTAAGTCGGTTATAGTAAAATTGGGTGCCGAGATGGATTATGTCCCCGGCAAAGAGGCTCAGATTGTTTCCATGATCGACAACCTACCCCTCGACTACGTAATTGGTTCCGTTCACTTTATGGGTGATTGGAATTTTGATACTAATCCTGAGGATTATGCAGGGAAGGATTTTGATAAACTCTACAACGATTATTTTATTCTGATTCAAGATGCGGCACGATGTGGTCTTTTTGACGTAATAGGTCACGTTGACCTCATCAAGAAGTTCTCAGTATATCCTAGTTTCCCAATGCAGGATATCTACGAGAAAACCGCTACTATTTTCAAGCAGAGTGGAGTCGTGGTTGAGGTGAATACCAGTGGAATTACAAAGCAGTGTAAGGAGATTTATCCCTCTTACGATTTTCTGAAGGAGTTGAAGCGCCAGAAAGTGCCAGTTACCCTAGGCTCAGATGCTCATACTCCCGAAGCTGTTGGTCAGCATTTTAACCATGCGATTGGGCTCTTAAAGTACGTTGGATATACCCATGTGGTACAGTTCATCAAGCGACGTAGAGAAAAGATTGCGTTGTAGGTGAAGCGAGTTTCTCGTTCGAGGATTTTTTCCTACATCAGAAAGAAGTTTGAGCGGAAGTTGTAAGAGTTGTTTATGAGATATTTTTCAGGGCCGTTGCATGCAACGGCCCTGTTTTTATAAAGGCTTTTAATTACGGGCACGACCGGTTTGGTGGTAATCTACTCGCGACCGTTAGATTGTTCCAAATACTTTCTTTTCAAATTCAGAGATGATTTCAATACTCCGTTTTTCCTCTTCAATAAAGCCCATATGACCGCTGTTTTCGAGTATCACGGTACTGTGCATGGAGAATTTGTTGGCAAGTTCAGAGGCTACCTCAGGAACAATATAGCTGTCCTTCGCACCAAAAATCATGAGGACCGGTTGTGTTACTGTTTTTAAAAATTCGGTGGAGTCGGGTCTACTCTTCATTCCGTTGAGGTTGGCAATGATTCCTTCGTTTTCGGTTTCTAGCGCCATAAGGGTTGCCTCTTCTACCATATCGGTGCATCGCTTCAGATTCTCCTTGGCAAAGGCATTGGGGATATGCGTTTTTACGATCAACTCTTTTTTACCGGCTTTTATGAGTTCGATTTCCCGATCCCGATTGGCCTTCTTCTCCTCGCTGTCGGGATTTGGAGTGGAGTGGAAGAGGCATAGTCCTGCGAGTTTTTCGGGGTATACCTTGGCAAATGCCAACGCCACGTAACCGCCCATTGAATGACCCACCACGAGGCACTTCTCAACTTTTTGCTCGAGAAGAACTGTGTTTACCGCACCAGCTAGGTGGTCCATGGTGTGCTCCGATCCTACGCTACCGCTAAAACCATGTCCAGGAAGGTCGAGTGTAATTACGCGATGCCCCTGCTTTATGAGTTTTTCTGTAAAACTAAACCAAATCTCTTGCGATTCTAGGTAGCCGTGAAGCAATAAAATCGGGTTTCCTTGGCCGTTATCGGCATACATTACTATGCCACCGTTGTATGTAATTGCTTTTTCCATCGTTTTCGTTTTTGCAAAGGTAGGGAAAATTGCTAAGGGGCTAAATTGAATATTTGAAGATGAAAAAGTTGTGCAAATTGCTAATGCGAGTCTGACAAGAGAGACAATAATTCGGCGAAGAGGAGGTTGCCGACTGACGAAATCCTATTTATTCAATTGCTAGATATATAGTTATTTCACATAGAGTCTGCCTTGTCGTAAAATAGAAAAGGCCACCCACATGGGAAGCCTCTTCTATTTGTGTTGGAAACAGGATTAGCTATTCATAACCTCTTCAATTTCCTCTGTAGTTACCGGAATACGCTTTTTCCCAAGTAGCCGTGCTCCCTTATCGGTAATGAGCAGGTCGTCCTCAATACGAATGCCGCCAAAGTCGCGGTACTCTTCTACCTTATCGTAGTTGATGAACGAAGCGTTAATTTTTTCGCTCTTCCACTGGTCGATAAGCGCTGGAATAAAGTAGATACCCGGTTCAACGGTGAGAACGAAGCCTGGTTCGAGTCTTCTTCCGAGGCGAAGGTAAGCTGTGCCAAACTGGTCGATACGCGAAACTTCATCGTCGTATCCTACATAGTTTTCGCCCAAATCCTCCATGTCGTGCACATCGAGGCCCATCATGTGTCCCAATCCGTGTGGGAAGAACATTGCGTGAGCACCATTGCGAACGGCTTCGTCTACGTCGCCCTTCATAAGGCCTAAATCCTTAAGGCCTTGTGTTATTACTCTTGCGGATTCGAGGTGAACACTCTGGTATGTAATTCCCGGTTTTGCAATTTCAATAGCCCGGTTATTGGCGGCTAGCACAATATCGTAAATCTCCTTTTGTTTTTTGGAGAATTTTCCACCCACAGGAATGGTTCGTGTGAAGTCAGAGGCATAGTGCATTTCGGATTCGGCACCAGCATCGGTAACCATTAGCCTTCCAGCCTCTAGTTTGTCAGCGTGGTTGTGGTTGTGGAGCGTCTCTCCGTGTTGGCTTAGGATAACGGGGAAGGAAACCATACCGCCGCCACCAAGGGCAATACCTTCAATGTGTCCGGCTATTTCGCGTTCAAATACTCCGGGTTTTGCCATTTTCATTGAAGCCACGTGCATCTGATAACCAACGTTACAGGCCTTTTCTATCTCTGCAATCTCGCATTCTTCCTTGATGGAGCGCAATGAAATGGTGGCTTTTATGAGTTTCTCGGAGGTGTAACTCTTAATGAAGTTGGGGTGGATTCCCATAAGATTGGAGAGCTGCAGAATACTGTTGGCGCGGTAGGGTGGTAAAAAGTGAATTTTACGGCCATGCTTAAGCGCGCTGTTTATAGTAGTTGCCAGTTCCTTAAGTGGGTGAACGCTTACAACTCCAATGTTTTTGGCCATATCGGTGATGGTTGGCTGTGGTCCCATCCAAATTATGTCGTCTAGCGTATAATCGTCGCCATAGATACAATCGGTACCAGCTTCTATATCCATTACTGCCGCTAAGCCCGGATGATCGAGGCCAAAAAAGTAGAGAAAATTGCTATCCTGTCGATACTTGTAGGTATTGCTAGGGTAGTTCATCGGTGCTTCGGTGTTGCCCAAAAAGAGCAAAATTCCGGTTTTAAATTTCTTACGAAGCTTTTCTCTACGGGTAATGTATGTTTCTTGACTGAACATGATTATGTGGTTTTTGGGTTATAAGATTAATGAAAGACGCGGTGCTAAGTTATTATCTAAAATCAAAATATCAAAGAATGATTGCATTTTGAAAGTTATAGATTGTTAAATAGCCTTGAAATATGGTGCTGTTTACATGGCCAAAATTATTATATTTGGTCGTTAATAACCAACCAAGAAATGTATGGTCATTCCGCTGGTGAACTCAATTTACCGCTGGTTAAGTTTCCGAAGTATAAGTAGAATATCCCAATCTACAGAGAATCCCTTCGATACCCAAAAACAAGTGTTGTTCAGTCTGCTTAAGAAAGCTCGGCATACCGAAATAGGTAAGGAATTTGACTTTTCTAATATTACCTCCATTCGTAAGTTTCAAGAACAGGTACCTATCCGCGATTATGATGAATTGAAGTCGTATATCGACCGGATGCGAACCGGACAAAAGGATGTTCTTTGGCCTGGAGAGATGCGGTGGTTTGCAAAATCGTCGGGTACAACAGGCACAAAGAGTAAGTTCCTACCTGTAAGTAGGCAAGCACTCAAGGAGAATCATTTTCGTGCAGGGCGTGATATGTTTACCTACTTCATTAAGGAGTTTCCCGAGAATGAGTTGTTCAAGGGCAAGTGCCTGACGCTAGGAGGTAGCCATCAAATCGATCACATTGGCGGATCTCAGTCCGTAGGTGATCTTTCGGCCATTCTTATTGCCAACATGCCTAAGTGGTCCAACTTCTATCGAACCCCAAAGCGCGAAATTGTGCTCATTGCCGACTTTGAGGAGAAACTCGAGAAGATGATCAAGGAGGTTGTTTCCCAAAATGTGACTAGCTTGGCCGGGGCCCCGTCGTGGAACCTGGTTTTGATTAAACGAGTTTTGGAGGTTACCGGCAAAGATACCTTGCTGGAAGTGTGGCCCAATCTCGAACTATTTATCCATGGTGGCGTAAGCTTTAGCCCTTACCGTGAACAGTTTCATAAGGTTATTCCTTCGTCCTCGATGCGCTATATGGAGACCTATAATGCGTCGGAGGGTTTCTTCGCTTTTCAGGACGATCTTAACCGCAGCGACATGATGCTGCTGCTGGATCACGGTATTTTTTATGAATTTGTGGCCGTAGAAGATATCGATAAGGAGAAGCCTAGGGCGTATACTATTGGTGAAGTTGAGCAGGGAAAAAACTATGCTATTGTTATCTCCACCAACTCCGGACTTTGGCGATACCTTATTGGCGATACCGTGATATTCACCTCCACCTTCCCTCATCGAATTAAAATATCGGGACGAACGCGTCACTTTATAAATGCCTTTGGCGAGGAGGTTATTGTGGATAATGCCGATGTAGCTATCAACGCCGCCTGCGAAATGACGGGTGCCCGTGTTGTGGAATACACTGCTGGGCCTATTTTTATGACAGATACATCAAAAGGTGGCCACGAATGGCTTATTGAGTTCGACGCACCACCTGCCGATTTGGAAGAGTTTATAACCATCCTCGACGAGAAACTTTGCTCTGTAAACTCCGATTACGAAGCCAAACGATATAAGGGGATTACCCTTGATAGGCCTGTTGTGCATGCACTTAAAAAGGGTGTGTTCTATAAATGGCTTGATTCTAAAGGGAAAATGGGCGGTCAGAATAAGATTCCTCGACTTTATAACAGTCGAGAGTATGTAAACGAACTTATCGATCTTAACGAATCCCTATAGCCATGCTCCACGTTGGTCGGGTTCGCATTGCACTTATTACCGTTTTAGTGGTAGGTGTTTTGTGCAACCGGGGAATGGCTCAGCACTACTACGAAACTAGTGAGCCGCCTACTATCGTAGCCGATATCATGGATAACTGTTATGTGGTGGAGGGTAGCCGGGTTTCCAAACTCGACTCAACATTGCTTCTCAAGAGCCGCTATAGTTCCTCGTATGGTGCTATTGCCCAGATTGACGCCAGCGATCCATTTAAGTTGTTGTTGTTTCAAAAAGATTTCTACCGAATAACTTTTCTCGATAATGCATTGGCTCTGCTGGGCGAGTCTCTTTTCCTTCCCGATGCGGGAGCAAATTCTCCCCTTTTGGCCTGTAATATGGCCGATGGTGGCTACTGGGTGTTTGATGGAATTCAGACGAAATTGCTCTTTTACCGATCAGGACCCAACTCCTCCTTTTCTTCCAATGATTTAAGCGTATTGTTGGGTGATGTTATGCCATCTCAGTTGCAAAGTTCTAACGGGCTAGTGTTTTTAGGTATTCCGAACAAGGGTATTGCCGTGTTCGATAAGTTTGGAGGTTACAAGCATTTAATTGCTATTCCAGAAGCTTCAGAAAACTTTGTGGCTCAATTTGGGAAAATTTATTTTTCTGATGGCAACAAAGATGTTTGCTCGGTGAATGCCACAGGATTAGGCGATAAGCATATTGTTTTGAAAAAAACGTTTGATTATCAGCGTTTTGCTGTTGGGAAAAAATACCTTTTTTTTGTAAACGGGAATAGGGTCTTTACCTCTCCTTTTTTGGATGACTAATTACGATTGCAAATAAATTCAACGCCATGCATATAGCCATAGCCGGGAATATTGGATCCGGAAAAACTACGCTTACCTCCATGCTTGCCAAGCAATATGGTTGGAAGGCCGTCTTCGAAGATGTAGACG is a genomic window of Williamwhitmania taraxaci containing:
- a CDS encoding aminopeptidase P family protein encodes the protein MFSQETYITRREKLRKKFKTGILLFLGNTEAPMNYPSNTYKYRQDSNFLYFFGLDHPGLAAVMDIEAGTDCIYGDDYTLDDIIWMGPQPTITDMAKNIGVVSVHPLKELATTINSALKHGRKIHFLPPYRANSILQLSNLMGIHPNFIKSYTSEKLIKATISLRSIKEECEIAEIEKACNVGYQMHVASMKMAKPGVFEREIAGHIEGIALGGGGMVSFPVILSQHGETLHNHNHADKLEAGRLMVTDAGAESEMHYASDFTRTIPVGGKFSKKQKEIYDIVLAANNRAIEIAKPGITYQSVHLESARVITQGLKDLGLMKGDVDEAVRNGAHAMFFPHGLGHMMGLDVHDMEDLGENYVGYDDEVSRIDQFGTAYLRLGRRLEPGFVLTVEPGIYFIPALIDQWKSEKINASFINYDKVEEYRDFGGIRIEDDLLITDKGARLLGKKRIPVTTEEIEEVMNS
- a CDS encoding Lrp/AsnC family transcriptional regulator; translated protein: MADKFEVDEIDRKILSFLVKNARMPFLEIARECGISGAAIHQRVKKMEEAGIIAGSRLTVKPKALGFDVCAFVGVQLSQSNQYDGVISALKLMPEVVECHFITGPYAVLLKLFCRDNEHLMEVLVNTIQNIPGISNTETFISLNQAIERQVYVKDPSPSPKKAKK
- a CDS encoding GH3 auxin-responsive promoter family protein, which encodes MVIPLVNSIYRWLSFRSISRISQSTENPFDTQKQVLFSLLKKARHTEIGKEFDFSNITSIRKFQEQVPIRDYDELKSYIDRMRTGQKDVLWPGEMRWFAKSSGTTGTKSKFLPVSRQALKENHFRAGRDMFTYFIKEFPENELFKGKCLTLGGSHQIDHIGGSQSVGDLSAILIANMPKWSNFYRTPKREIVLIADFEEKLEKMIKEVVSQNVTSLAGAPSWNLVLIKRVLEVTGKDTLLEVWPNLELFIHGGVSFSPYREQFHKVIPSSSMRYMETYNASEGFFAFQDDLNRSDMMLLLDHGIFYEFVAVEDIDKEKPRAYTIGEVEQGKNYAIVISTNSGLWRYLIGDTVIFTSTFPHRIKISGRTRHFINAFGEEVIVDNADVAINAACEMTGARVVEYTAGPIFMTDTSKGGHEWLIEFDAPPADLEEFITILDEKLCSVNSDYEAKRYKGITLDRPVVHALKKGVFYKWLDSKGKMGGQNKIPRLYNSREYVNELIDLNESL
- a CDS encoding alpha/beta fold hydrolase → MEKAITYNGGIVMYADNGQGNPILLLHGYLESQEIWFSFTEKLIKQGHRVITLDLPGHGFSGSVGSEHTMDHLAGAVNTVLLEQKVEKCLVVGHSMGGYVALAFAKVYPEKLAGLCLFHSTPNPDSEEKKANRDREIELIKAGKKELIVKTHIPNAFAKENLKRCTDMVEEATLMALETENEGIIANLNGMKSRPDSTEFLKTVTQPVLMIFGAKDSYIVPEVASELANKFSMHSTVILENSGHMGFIEEEKRSIEIISEFEKKVFGTI
- a CDS encoding histidinol-phosphatase HisJ family protein — encoded protein: MFPVDYHMHTNISDGKADHLSMLRAAEAVGLREIGFSDHVTFFDAAWSANRKRLDEMVAAVDAVHQTSKSVIVKLGAEMDYVPGKEAQIVSMIDNLPLDYVIGSVHFMGDWNFDTNPEDYAGKDFDKLYNDYFILIQDAARCGLFDVIGHVDLIKKFSVYPSFPMQDIYEKTATIFKQSGVVVEVNTSGITKQCKEIYPSYDFLKELKRQKVPVTLGSDAHTPEAVGQHFNHAIGLLKYVGYTHVVQFIKRRREKIAL